The following proteins are co-located in the Manihot esculenta cultivar AM560-2 chromosome 9, M.esculenta_v8, whole genome shotgun sequence genome:
- the LOC110623552 gene encoding RNA pseudouridine synthase 1 yields the protein MPFPAALNPIFGFLSPISHYPNPKTKLSIAIFPCYSLHHLSSNPMSSSSGPINLAPQNAPLTVQNYPTPLSPPLPPISKQIELARAMTASSISSLFALSRSDILYEDQWLLAVNKPQGIYCEAVLESVPRFLADLSEEAKGTLPELHLANRLDRDTSGVTVITKSHKVASKLVKAFTDHKVKKTYIALCVGSAPKWEKITIKSGHGRSKFGAWRVYAASDVGRTLPGGSVVRDMETSFELLSVNGQGNFKELREFEKDENVIVVEEKAVKDADGKKDEILIRAFPQSGRTHQIRLHCQYLGISIRGDVKYEGVYEWKEKIYDGHELHAESLSFEHPITGLPVMFCAPLPSWAKEAVQPL from the exons ATGCCCTTCCCTGCTGCCCTCAATCCCATTTTTGGGTTTCTCTCCCCAATAAGCCACTACCCGAATCCAAAGACCAAACTTTCCATTGCAATCTTCCCGTGCTACTCTCTTCATCACTTATCTAGCAACCCCATGTCATCTTCATCTGGTCCCATAAACCTCGCTCCTCAAAATGCCCCTTTAACAGTTCAAAATTATCCGACTCCACTCTCCCCTCCTCTGCCTCCCATCTCCAAGCAGATAGAGCTTGCCAGGGCCATGACTGCATCTTCAATATCAAGCCTTTTTGCTTTGTCAAGAAGTGATATTTTATATGAAGATCAGTGGCTCCTCGCTGTCAATAAACCTCAAGGAATTTACTGTGAGGCTGTTCTGGAATCGGTCCCTCGTTTTCTTGCTGATCTTAGTGAAG AGGCCAAAGGCACCCTGCCTGAGCTCCATCTTGCCAACCGACTTGATCGAGATACAAGTGGTGTTACTGTTATAACCAAATCACACAAAGTGGCTTCTAAGCTTGTGAAAGCATTTACTGATCACAAGGTTAAGAAAACATATATTGCTCTCTGTGTTGGTTCAGCTCCAAAATGGGAAAAGATCACTATTAAATCTGGTCATGGCCGGTCAAAATTTGGAGCCTGGCGTGTATATGCTGCCTCGGATGTGGGTAGGACATTACCAGGTGGATCCGTAGTAAGAGACATGGAAACTTCATTTGAGCTACTATCAGTAAATGGACAAGGGAACTTCAAAGAGTTGCGTGAATTTGAGAAAGATGAAAATGTTATAGTAGTTGAAGAAAAGGCTGTGAAAGATGCTGATGGGAAGAAGGATGAGATTTTGATAAGAGCATTTCCTCAGAGTGGAAGAACACATCAAATCCGGTTGCACTGTCAATATCTTGGAATCTCTATAAGAGGGGATGTGAAATATGAGGGTGTATATGAATGGaaagagaaaatatatgatGGCCATGAACTACATGCAGAGAGCTTGTCCTTTGAACATCCAATTACTGGTTTGCCTGTCATGTTCTGTGCACCTCTACCCTCGTGGGCCAAAGAGGCAGTGCAGCCATTGTGA
- the LOC122724576 gene encoding uncharacterized protein LOC122724576 encodes MDRPNANHGLQFNHGTPSPQVAVQHVPSNYHACQPSFQGTPSPISVMEFSHSNEIIKRLHDNPRMALWGEGTSNNLAAAPIVVPFNQVDSVVSFQNYSNPLPYYGQGGNPNNHVNQMLSNVNHPLFSDTMVEGYNETNQMASVDSLNGLVNLFQEGSSQQTFYGQGMVTGNNGLGLDYSVNPSMQNFGGQVFQQPDSSIPSQVHPSMQNFGPFNNDINQFKH; translated from the exons ATGGATAGACCAAATGCTAACCATGGCTTGCAGTTTAATCATGGCACCCCTTCACCTCAGGTGGCTGTCCAACACGTTCCATCTAATTACCATGCATGCCAGCCATCTTTTCAAGGAACACCTTCACCCATTTCAG TCATGGAATTTTCACATTCAAATGAGATTATCAAGAGACTACATGATAACCCTAGAATGGCCTTGTGGGGAGAAGGGACAAGCAATAACTTAGCAGCAGCTCCGATTGTTGTTCCATTCAATCAAGTAGATTCAGTTGTTTCCTTCCAAAACTACAGCAACCCATTACCTTATTATGGTCAAGGAGGTAACCCTAATAACCATGTAAATCAAATGTTAAGTAATGTTAATCACCCTTTGTTTAGTGACACTATGGTAGAAGGTTATAATGAGACAAATCAAATGGCAAGTGTGGATTCCCTGAATGGATTGGTCAATCTCTTCCAAGAAGGTAGTTCACAGCAGACATTCTATGGACAAGGAATGGTTACTGGTAACAATGGCTTGGGTTTGGATTACAGTGTAAATCCAAGCATGCAAAATTTTGGTGGGCAAGTTTTTCAACAGCCTGATTCAAGCATTCCTTCTCAGGTCCATCCAAGCATGCAAAATTTTGGCCCTTTCAATAACGACATCAATCAATTCAAGCATTGA